AAGAGCAGAAGAAGTTGGCATGGCACGCGGAACCCTGATGGAGGCCCGCAACCTTTTTTTTAATCTTCCCGCCCGGCGAAAATTTTTACGTCGAGAGCAAACCGAACTCGGGCATTGTGCTGATGTTGTCACCAAACAGGCCCTTTCACACCCTGGTATTAGTTTCAAGTTGTCGCATAATGGTCGTTCCATGCTTGACCTCCGCTGCGAGAAGGGGCTCACTGAACGCGTCGCGGCCCTTCTTGGCCGTGAAATGCTCATGGAAATGCAGGGCGTGGATGTTAACGATGAGGCTGTCGGCATCCGTTTGCGGGGTTTGATGGGACAGCCGAGTCTGAACCGTTCTGCCTCGACTCATATCTATAGCTTCATCAACGGCCGTTATATTCGTGATCGTGTTGTGCAGCACGCCATTATGGATGGTTATCGGCACCTGCTGATGAAGGGCCGCTTTCCGGTTGTGGTGCTGTTCCTAGAGGTTGCACCGGACAAGGTGGATGTTAACGTTCATCCGACCAAGCACGAAGTGCGATTTAGGGATCAGGCCCTGGTTCATAATTTTATTGCCGCGTCCCTGCAGCAGCAGCTGAAGCCCGCCAACTGGGTGCAACCTCAGACAGCTGAAATCCCTGTTCCACGATCCGAACCAAGCCACCCTGCGCCCTTCGTTGCCCCTCTTCAGACCTCTTTTATCCGTGAGCCGCTCGCTCCGCTCTATGCTCATCGACCGACACCTGCGTTGACCCCTGATTCTGTGAGCGCTGAATCTGTCGGGGTGGTATCCGTCCCACCGCCAGGGGCTGATTCTTCAGGCCCTTTAGCTCATTTTGATGATCGGCAACAATATTTTTCAGGTCTGCGCTATTTAGGTCAGTATCATAACAGTTATCTGCTCTGTCAGGACGGTGACGATCTGCTGCTGATCGATCAACACGCCGCTCATGAGCGGATCGGGTTTGAAAGTTTGAAAGCCGGGATATCAGCAGGACAGATTGAGCAGCAGAGTCTGATGTTCCCCGAAATACTCGAACTCGATTTCCGTAGTAGTCAAGCGCTTGCCGAGCACCTGGGCGATCTCGCGCAACTCGGCTTTGATGTGGAACCTTTCGGCGGGAAAAGTTTTGCTTTAAAGGCGGTACCGCAGCTTCTGGCGGGGGAAGACAACCGGCGGTTAATTGTTGATATTGCTTTAGATCTCGAACAGGTTGGCAGCAGTGGCGGGCTGATGGATAGGCTTGACGATGTGCTGATCATGATGGCTTGCCACGGGGTCATTCGCGCAAATCAGGCCCTCGATCCGCGCGAGGCTCGAGCCCTTCTGGAGCAACTGGATCGGGTCGATTTTAAAGCAAACTGTCCTCACGGTCGGCCGGTAATGCAGCGGATGCGCCTGGTCGAGATTGAGCGCCTGTTCCGGCGGCAATAAGGGGTCTATGGCGCAAATTCCATTGTTGGTGATTCAGGGCCCAACGGCTTCCGGCAAGACCGGATGGGCGATTCGGCTGGCTAAATTTTTCCCGCTTGAGGTGATCTCTGCCGATTCGCGTCAGGTTTATCGACGTATGGATATCGGCACAGCCAAGGCGTCTCTTGAGGAGCGCGCCGGTATCCCACATCACATGCTCGATCTGATCGATCCCGATGAAAGTTATTCGGTCGGTGACTTTGTGACGGCGGCGCGAGAAATAGCGACGGAAATTTTTGCGCGGGGAAAGCTACCTTGCGTGGTTGGCGGGACGGGACTCTATACCCGCGCCCTGATGGGTGGTCTTGCCGACGTTCCGCGCGGAGATGATGATTTACGCATTCAACTCAACCAGCGCGAAGAACAGCTGGGGCCAGGAACCCTTTATGCTGATCTGCAGCAGATTGATCCCGTCTCGGCCTCCGGGGTTCATCCTCACAACCTGGTGAAGATTATTCGTGCTCTGGAGGTCTGGAAACTGACCGGAGAGCGGATTTCCGACCTCCAGCGCAAGCACGGTTTTGTCGACCCCCTTTTTAAATCTCTGAGTTTCGTGCCTGATTGGTCTAAAGAGACTCTGCACCAGCGGATTGCCGAGCGCACCCGGCACATGGTCGATAACGGTCTTATTGAGGAGACGGCCGCGCTGGTTGCCGATTATGGAGAAAACCTTAAGAGCCTGCAGACCCTCGGCTATCGGGAGGCGCTCGCCTATTTACGCGGGGAGGCCAGCCGGGATGAAATCAAGGATATGATTGCCCTGCAGACCCGCCGTTATGCTAAACGGCAGCTCACCTGGTTCCGTAAGGAAAGCGAAACAATTTGGGTTGATTCCTGTCAAGAGTCTGATAGAGTGTTGGACTTAATTGATAATTTAATTCTGCCGTAATGATGAAGGAGCGGATCATGCCAAAATCACCATTTAATATTCAGGACCAATACCTGAATCAAGCCCGCAAGGAACATGTCAAAGTGACCGTGAAAATGATGTCGGGTGACAAGTTTGAGGGTCATATCAAGTCATTCGACAGCTTCTGCGTTCTCGCCGAAAGTGATGGCGATATCCTGGTTTACAAGCACGCCATAGCTACAATAACCTCTTCTGACGGGACTTTCCGCCTTCATGGAGGCCGTGATTAGTTCCTTATTCAATATAGTGGACATTAAACAGGGGTGCCAGTAATGGCGCCCCTGTTCTGTTTTTTCTAAAAGAGATCTTTTGGGGCCGGTGTAGCGACCGGTGGTAAGTCGATGCTAGGATGTAAATATGATTAAAATTGATCAAGTCATGCCCGATTCGCCGGCCGATATTGCTGGCGTGGAATCAGGGGATCAGTTGCTGGCGGTCGGTACGCGGACTGTTACTGATATTGTCGACTATTTCCTGGCCCTTGAAGGTCAATCCACCCTGTCTTTGTTGTTGCAGCGGAATAACGCGCCCCCCTTTGAAGTGCAATTCGAACTGGAAGAAGAGGAAGATCCGGGATTGGTGCCGGAACACCCGGACCCGACGCGGTGTGGCAACAACTGTATCTTCTGTTTCGTCCATCAACTCCCCAAGGGGTTGCGCCGCACCCTGTATGTCAAGGATGAAGACTATCGGTTCTCCTGGCTTTACGGTTCTTATGTAACCCTGGGAAATATCAACGAAGTCGATCTGCAGCGGATCATCGCTGACCAGCTCTCCCCGTTATATGTTTCCGTTCACGCGACCAACGAAGATGTCCGGTGCCGGCTGTTGGGGAAAGAGGTGCCTCCAATTTTGCCACAATTGGAGCGGTTGACCGCGGCGGGGATCGAGCTGCACACGCAGATTGTTCTTTGTCCGGAGTTTAACGAGGGGGACGTGCTACAGCAGACCATCGATGATCTGGCCGCCTTTTGGCCAAATATCATTTCTCTCGCCGTCGTCCCTCTCGGCCTGACCCGTCATCGCGCTCATCTGCCTGACCTTCAACCCGTCAGCCAAGGCCTTGCTCGCGAGACCCTGGACATCATAGGACGCACACAACAGCGGCAGCTTCAGAAAACCGGAAGTCATTTTGTGTTTGCTGCCGATGAGCTCTACCTGCGGGCCGGGGTTGATTTCCCGCTCATCGAAGATTACGAAGAGCTCTGGCAATATGAAAACGGGGTCGGCATGATACCGCTTTTTCGCCGTGAAGCCGAAGAGGTCCTTCTTGATGCGGGCGCACTTGAGGTCGGAACTGTCAGCCTGGTGACCGGGGCGTCCTTCGCCTCCGAACTCAAAGGCTTTGCCACGCGGCTTGGGACCAGGGTTGGCGTTAATATCCAGGTGGTGGAGGTCGAGAACAGGTTCTTTGGCTCCAGTGTCACGGTGACCGGGCTGCTGACTGGAGCCGATATTCTGGCGGCCTTTGAAAACATCGATCCAGGAGATGCAGTTCTCCTGCCAGATGTACTTTTCAATGACGGGGATAATCTCCTGCTCGACGATCTGCGACTTGAGGATCTCGAACGCCAGTTGAAGATCCCGGTGTTGCGGATCAGCAGCGATCCTTGGGGCGTTCTGGATGGTCTCGAGCGGCTTGACGCTAACGATATCGAAATTTTGCAGGGGTGATTGTCAGCTATGACCGCGGCAAAGAGTCTTCCGGTTTACGGCATGAAATGTCAGAAATGTGTTGCTCGGGTTAGTACGCTGTTGGCTGAACAACCAGGGGTAAGCGAAGTCGAGGTAGCTCTTGCGGAGCAACGCGCCTGTTTTGTCCTGGATCCCGCGGTCGGTTCGCTTGAGGTTATTGTCGCTGCCGTTGAAACTGCCGGCTTCTCAACCCACCCCCCGGTTGAAACTGAATCTTCCCCGCCGCTCCTCAAACAGATAGCGCCTATCGCACAGCACCGGTTTGCCATCAGTAAAATGAGCTGCGCTAACTGTGCGGCGACCGTAGAGAAGACGATCTCAGCTCTGCCCGGGATCCTGTCCGCACAGGTCAATTTTGCCGCTGAAATTCTCATGGTTGAGCATGATGGTGCGGCTGAACGCGAGAAGGAAATATTACAGGCGCTCGAAAAGGCAGGCTATCCCGCCCAACTTCAGGACGACCCCGATCGGCAAATACTTGAGGCGCGGCAAGCCTTTTACTGGGTGCTCTATTCAGGCCTGCTGGCCGTGCCGATCATGTTTTTCATGTACCTGCAACCCTTTGGTGAGGCGACCCGCCTCGTCAATGCAGGTCTCTCCACGCTGGCGCAGTTCAGTGCCGGACTGATATTTTATCGTGGTGCCTATAAGTCGTTGCGCAACCGTTCGGCCAATATGGATGTTCTTGTCGCCATGGGGATCACCGCAGCCTATGGATATTCGGTCTTGGCCCTTCTGGGCCTGCTTGGCGAGCATGGGGTTGTTTTTTTTGAAACCAGCGCGATGCTGATCTTCTTTATTCGTTTCGGCAAGTGGCTTGAAAGTCGTGCCAAGGGGCATGCTGGTTCCGCTCTGAAAAAGCTGCTTAAATTGCAGGCCGATCGTGCAACTCTGGTGGTGAATGGTATCGAGGAAGTGGTTCCTGCCAGTCGCTTGAAACCTGGCGACCTGCTGGTGGTGCGCCCCGGAGAAAAGATTCCGGCAGATGGACAGATTGAAACCGGGATCAGCGCTGTCGATGAATCGATGATTACTGGCGAGGCTGTCCCGGTGGCGAAAAAGGCAGGAGATCTGGTGACCGGCGCCACGCTGAACCGTTCAGGACGGATTCTGGTCCGGG
Above is a genomic segment from Geopsychrobacter electrodiphilus DSM 16401 containing:
- the miaA gene encoding tRNA (adenosine(37)-N6)-dimethylallyltransferase MiaA — protein: MAQIPLLVIQGPTASGKTGWAIRLAKFFPLEVISADSRQVYRRMDIGTAKASLEERAGIPHHMLDLIDPDESYSVGDFVTAAREIATEIFARGKLPCVVGGTGLYTRALMGGLADVPRGDDDLRIQLNQREEQLGPGTLYADLQQIDPVSASGVHPHNLVKIIRALEVWKLTGERISDLQRKHGFVDPLFKSLSFVPDWSKETLHQRIAERTRHMVDNGLIEETAALVADYGENLKSLQTLGYREALAYLRGEASRDEIKDMIALQTRRYAKRQLTWFRKESETIWVDSCQESDRVLDLIDNLILP
- the mutL gene encoding DNA mismatch repair endonuclease MutL; this translates as MDNRSRIKILDESLCNQIAAGEVVERPASVVKELVENSIDAGADEIIVELESGGCKLIRVGDNGCGMNRQDVFLCLERHSTSKIHKAEDLFALTTLGFRGEALASIASVSRFRLRSSATDDGLGQELLVEGGHVKRAEEVGMARGTLMEARNLFFNLPARRKFLRREQTELGHCADVVTKQALSHPGISFKLSHNGRSMLDLRCEKGLTERVAALLGREMLMEMQGVDVNDEAVGIRLRGLMGQPSLNRSASTHIYSFINGRYIRDRVVQHAIMDGYRHLLMKGRFPVVVLFLEVAPDKVDVNVHPTKHEVRFRDQALVHNFIAASLQQQLKPANWVQPQTAEIPVPRSEPSHPAPFVAPLQTSFIREPLAPLYAHRPTPALTPDSVSAESVGVVSVPPPGADSSGPLAHFDDRQQYFSGLRYLGQYHNSYLLCQDGDDLLLIDQHAAHERIGFESLKAGISAGQIEQQSLMFPEILELDFRSSQALAEHLGDLAQLGFDVEPFGGKSFALKAVPQLLAGEDNRRLIVDIALDLEQVGSSGGLMDRLDDVLIMMACHGVIRANQALDPREARALLEQLDRVDFKANCPHGRPVMQRMRLVEIERLFRRQ
- a CDS encoding DUF512 domain-containing protein; amino-acid sequence: MIKIDQVMPDSPADIAGVESGDQLLAVGTRTVTDIVDYFLALEGQSTLSLLLQRNNAPPFEVQFELEEEEDPGLVPEHPDPTRCGNNCIFCFVHQLPKGLRRTLYVKDEDYRFSWLYGSYVTLGNINEVDLQRIIADQLSPLYVSVHATNEDVRCRLLGKEVPPILPQLERLTAAGIELHTQIVLCPEFNEGDVLQQTIDDLAAFWPNIISLAVVPLGLTRHRAHLPDLQPVSQGLARETLDIIGRTQQRQLQKTGSHFVFAADELYLRAGVDFPLIEDYEELWQYENGVGMIPLFRREAEEVLLDAGALEVGTVSLVTGASFASELKGFATRLGTRVGVNIQVVEVENRFFGSSVTVTGLLTGADILAAFENIDPGDAVLLPDVLFNDGDNLLLDDLRLEDLERQLKIPVLRISSDPWGVLDGLERLDANDIEILQG
- the hfq gene encoding RNA chaperone Hfq; translated protein: MPKSPFNIQDQYLNQARKEHVKVTVKMMSGDKFEGHIKSFDSFCVLAESDGDILVYKHAIATITSSDGTFRLHGGRD